A part of Oryctolagus cuniculus chromosome 15, mOryCun1.1, whole genome shotgun sequence genomic DNA contains:
- the LDB1 gene encoding LIM domain-binding protein 1 isoform X1 — MSVGCACPGCSSKSFKLYSPKEPPNGNAFPPFHPGTMLDRDVGPTPMYPPTYLEPGIGRHTPYGNQTDYRIFELNKRLQNWTEECDNLWWDAFTTEFFEDDAMLTITFCLEDGPKRYTIGRTLIPRYFRSIFEGGATELYYVLKHPKEAFHSNFVSLDCDQGSMVTQHGKPMFTQVCVEGRLYLEFMFDDMMRIKTWHFSIRQHRELIPRSILAMHAQDPQMLDQLSKNITRCGLSNSTLNYLRLCVILEPMQELMSRHKTYSLSPRDCLKTCLFQKWQRMVAPPAEPARQQPSKRRKRKMSGGSTMSSGGGNTNNSNSKKKSPASTFALSSQVPDVMVVGEPTLMGGEFGDEDERLITRLENTQFDAANGIDDEDSFNNSPALGANSPWNSKPPSSQESKSENPTSQASQ; from the exons ATGTCAGTGGGCTGTGCCTGTCCTG GTTGCTCCTCCAAGTCGTTCAAGCTGTACTCGCCGAAGGAGCCCCCGAACGGCAACGCCTTCCCCCCCTTCCATCCCGGCACCATGCTAGATCGGGATGTAGG CCCAACTCCCATGTACCCGCCTACATACCTGGAGCCTGGGATTGG GAGGCATACACCATATGGCAACCAAACTGACTACAGGATATTTGAGCTTAACAAACGGCTTCAGAACTGGACAGAG GAGTGTGACAATCTCTGGTGGGATGCTTTCACGACTGAGTTCTTTGAAGATGACGCCATGTTGACCATCACTTTCTGCCTGGAGGATGGACCAAAGAGATACA CTATTGGCCGGACCCTCATCCCACGCTACTTCCGCAGCATCTTTGAGGGGGGTGCCACGGAGCTGTACTATGTGCTTAAGCATCCCAAGGAGGCATTCCACAGCAACTTTGTGTCCCTCGACTGTGACCAGGGTAGCATGGTGACCCAGCACGGCAAACCCATGTTCACTCAG GTGTGCGTGGAGGGCCGGCTATACCTGGAGTTCATGTTTGACGACATGATGAGGATAAAGACGTGGCACTTCAGCATCCGGCAGCACCGAGAGCTCATCCCCCGCAGCATCCTTGCCATGCAC GCCCAGGACCCCCAGATGTTGGATCAGCTGTCCAAAAACATCACGCGGTGTGGGCTGTCCAACTCCACTCTCAACTACCTCCGA CTCTGTGTGATACTCGAGCCCATGCAGGAGCTCATGTCCCGCCACAAGACTTACAGCCTCAGCCCCCGAGACTGCCTCAAGACCTGCCTTTTCCAGAAGTGGCAGCGCATGGTCGCACCCCCCG CGGAACCCGCACGGCAGCAGCCCAGCAAGCGGCGGAAACGGAAGATGTCAGGGGGCAGCACCATGAGTTCGGGGGGTGGCAACAccaacaacagcaacagcaagAAGAAGAGCCCGGCCAGCACCTTCGCCCTCTCCAGCCAGGTACCT GATGTGATGGTGGTGGGGGAGCCCACCCTGATGGGCGGGGAGTTCGGGGACGAGGACGAGAGGCTCATCACCCGTCTGGAGAACACCCAGTTTGACGCGGCCAACGGCATTGACGACGAGGACAGCTTTAACAACTCCCCTGCACTGGGCGCCAACAGCCCCTGGAACAGCAAGCCTCCGTCCAGCCAAGAAAGCAAATCGGAGAACCCCACGTCACAGGCCTCCCAGTGA
- the LDB1 gene encoding LIM domain-binding protein 1 isoform X2, with protein MSVGCACPGCSSKSFKLYSPKEPPNGNAFPPFHPGTMLDRDVGPTPMYPPTYLEPGIGRHTPYGNQTDYRIFELNKRLQNWTEECDNLWWDAFTTEFFEDDAMLTITFCLEDGPKRYTIGRTLIPRYFRSIFEGGATELYYVLKHPKEAFHSNFVSLDCDQGSMVTQHGKPMFTQVCVEGRLYLEFMFDDMMRIKTWHFSIRQHRELIPRSILAMHAQDPQMLDQLSKNITRCGLSNSTLNYLRLCVILEPMQELMSRHKTYSLSPRDCLKTCLFQKWQRMVAPPAEPARQQPSKRRKRKMSGGSTMSSGGGNTNNSNSKKKSPASTFALSSQDVMVVGEPTLMGGEFGDEDERLITRLENTQFDAANGIDDEDSFNNSPALGANSPWNSKPPSSQESKSENPTSQASQ; from the exons ATGTCAGTGGGCTGTGCCTGTCCTG GTTGCTCCTCCAAGTCGTTCAAGCTGTACTCGCCGAAGGAGCCCCCGAACGGCAACGCCTTCCCCCCCTTCCATCCCGGCACCATGCTAGATCGGGATGTAGG CCCAACTCCCATGTACCCGCCTACATACCTGGAGCCTGGGATTGG GAGGCATACACCATATGGCAACCAAACTGACTACAGGATATTTGAGCTTAACAAACGGCTTCAGAACTGGACAGAG GAGTGTGACAATCTCTGGTGGGATGCTTTCACGACTGAGTTCTTTGAAGATGACGCCATGTTGACCATCACTTTCTGCCTGGAGGATGGACCAAAGAGATACA CTATTGGCCGGACCCTCATCCCACGCTACTTCCGCAGCATCTTTGAGGGGGGTGCCACGGAGCTGTACTATGTGCTTAAGCATCCCAAGGAGGCATTCCACAGCAACTTTGTGTCCCTCGACTGTGACCAGGGTAGCATGGTGACCCAGCACGGCAAACCCATGTTCACTCAG GTGTGCGTGGAGGGCCGGCTATACCTGGAGTTCATGTTTGACGACATGATGAGGATAAAGACGTGGCACTTCAGCATCCGGCAGCACCGAGAGCTCATCCCCCGCAGCATCCTTGCCATGCAC GCCCAGGACCCCCAGATGTTGGATCAGCTGTCCAAAAACATCACGCGGTGTGGGCTGTCCAACTCCACTCTCAACTACCTCCGA CTCTGTGTGATACTCGAGCCCATGCAGGAGCTCATGTCCCGCCACAAGACTTACAGCCTCAGCCCCCGAGACTGCCTCAAGACCTGCCTTTTCCAGAAGTGGCAGCGCATGGTCGCACCCCCCG CGGAACCCGCACGGCAGCAGCCCAGCAAGCGGCGGAAACGGAAGATGTCAGGGGGCAGCACCATGAGTTCGGGGGGTGGCAACAccaacaacagcaacagcaagAAGAAGAGCCCGGCCAGCACCTTCGCCCTCTCCAGCCAG GATGTGATGGTGGTGGGGGAGCCCACCCTGATGGGCGGGGAGTTCGGGGACGAGGACGAGAGGCTCATCACCCGTCTGGAGAACACCCAGTTTGACGCGGCCAACGGCATTGACGACGAGGACAGCTTTAACAACTCCCCTGCACTGGGCGCCAACAGCCCCTGGAACAGCAAGCCTCCGTCCAGCCAAGAAAGCAAATCGGAGAACCCCACGTCACAGGCCTCCCAGTGA
- the LDB1 gene encoding LIM domain-binding protein 1 isoform X3, whose protein sequence is MLDRDVGPTPMYPPTYLEPGIGRHTPYGNQTDYRIFELNKRLQNWTEECDNLWWDAFTTEFFEDDAMLTITFCLEDGPKRYTIGRTLIPRYFRSIFEGGATELYYVLKHPKEAFHSNFVSLDCDQGSMVTQHGKPMFTQVCVEGRLYLEFMFDDMMRIKTWHFSIRQHRELIPRSILAMHAQDPQMLDQLSKNITRCGLSNSTLNYLRLCVILEPMQELMSRHKTYSLSPRDCLKTCLFQKWQRMVAPPAEPARQQPSKRRKRKMSGGSTMSSGGGNTNNSNSKKKSPASTFALSSQVPDVMVVGEPTLMGGEFGDEDERLITRLENTQFDAANGIDDEDSFNNSPALGANSPWNSKPPSSQESKSENPTSQASQ, encoded by the exons ATGCTAGATCGGGATGTAGG CCCAACTCCCATGTACCCGCCTACATACCTGGAGCCTGGGATTGG GAGGCATACACCATATGGCAACCAAACTGACTACAGGATATTTGAGCTTAACAAACGGCTTCAGAACTGGACAGAG GAGTGTGACAATCTCTGGTGGGATGCTTTCACGACTGAGTTCTTTGAAGATGACGCCATGTTGACCATCACTTTCTGCCTGGAGGATGGACCAAAGAGATACA CTATTGGCCGGACCCTCATCCCACGCTACTTCCGCAGCATCTTTGAGGGGGGTGCCACGGAGCTGTACTATGTGCTTAAGCATCCCAAGGAGGCATTCCACAGCAACTTTGTGTCCCTCGACTGTGACCAGGGTAGCATGGTGACCCAGCACGGCAAACCCATGTTCACTCAG GTGTGCGTGGAGGGCCGGCTATACCTGGAGTTCATGTTTGACGACATGATGAGGATAAAGACGTGGCACTTCAGCATCCGGCAGCACCGAGAGCTCATCCCCCGCAGCATCCTTGCCATGCAC GCCCAGGACCCCCAGATGTTGGATCAGCTGTCCAAAAACATCACGCGGTGTGGGCTGTCCAACTCCACTCTCAACTACCTCCGA CTCTGTGTGATACTCGAGCCCATGCAGGAGCTCATGTCCCGCCACAAGACTTACAGCCTCAGCCCCCGAGACTGCCTCAAGACCTGCCTTTTCCAGAAGTGGCAGCGCATGGTCGCACCCCCCG CGGAACCCGCACGGCAGCAGCCCAGCAAGCGGCGGAAACGGAAGATGTCAGGGGGCAGCACCATGAGTTCGGGGGGTGGCAACAccaacaacagcaacagcaagAAGAAGAGCCCGGCCAGCACCTTCGCCCTCTCCAGCCAGGTACCT GATGTGATGGTGGTGGGGGAGCCCACCCTGATGGGCGGGGAGTTCGGGGACGAGGACGAGAGGCTCATCACCCGTCTGGAGAACACCCAGTTTGACGCGGCCAACGGCATTGACGACGAGGACAGCTTTAACAACTCCCCTGCACTGGGCGCCAACAGCCCCTGGAACAGCAAGCCTCCGTCCAGCCAAGAAAGCAAATCGGAGAACCCCACGTCACAGGCCTCCCAGTGA